The proteins below come from a single Rosa rugosa chromosome 2, drRosRugo1.1, whole genome shotgun sequence genomic window:
- the LOC133728961 gene encoding late embryogenesis abundant protein At1g64065-like: MAEETHQAYPIAPANGYARSDGESLVSEDELKRKKRIKLFTYIGIFIVFQIIVMTVFGLTVMKVKTPKARLSEINIQSLNSVPATPSFDATFTTQIRIKNTNWGPYKFNAGTATFLYQGATIGQVVIPKSKAKMRSTKKLNVEVAVNTNALPSSSTLGSELSSGVLTLTSQVQLKGKVELMLIMKKNKNAAMDCTIAFDLSTKTVKTLQCK; the protein is encoded by the coding sequence ATGGCTGAGGAGACCCACCAGGCATATCCTATTGCCCCAGCAAATGGTTACGCAAGAAGTGATGGAGAGTCTTTGGTATCCGAAGATGAGCTCAAACGCAAGAAGAGAATCAAGTTGTTTACTTATATTGGCATCTTCATTGTGTTTCAGATCATAGTGATGACAGTATTTGGTCTTACTGTGATGAAGGTTAAGACCCCCAAGGCCAGGTTGAGTGAAATCAACATCCAAAGTCTCAACTCTGTCCCTGCAACACCTTCATTCGACGCAACCTTCACCACCCAAATCAGGATCAAGAACACAAATTGGGGTCCATATAAGTTCAATGCAGGTACTGCTACGTTTCTCTACCAAGGTGCGACTATTGGGCAAGTTGTTATTCCTAAGAGCAAGGCCAAAATGCGTTCAACCAAGAAGCTCAACGTCGAGGTGGCTGTGAATACTAATGCACTGCCAAGTAGTTCTACACTTGGCAGTGAATTGAGCAGTGGGGTGTTGACGCTGACCAGCCAAGTTCAATTGAAAGGAAAAGTTGAATTGATGCTCATAATGAAGAAAAACAAGAATGCAGCAATGGACTGCACAATAGCATTTGATCTGTCTACGAAGACGGTCAAAACTCTACAATGCAAGTGA
- the LOC133732642 gene encoding E3 ubiquitin-protein ligase WAV3-like, whose product MNSSEAASDHQNNCGICRSSLTRGLSEAIFTAECSHVFHYHCILKNVQHGNLCCPVCQANWNKDNVPFQVPPPQNNNLGTIPCHFTFPSQQPPHWYPQYPSMPKAEYPPEPPTFCDDEPLPSCTSSIQSSAPQNITVKTHTESSAISSAESIPNFPVLVSILAPPMQDSEGHGRTPIDLVTVLDVSGSMEGTKLSLLKQAVTFVIENLGPSDRLSIVSFSSSSRRVFPLQRMSVDGRESAVLAIESLGAGGATNIAEGLKKGTKVLEDRRERNPVSSIILLSDGIDTYNRTANRLLNQLPDSIRSSNMQHEIPVHTFGFGYDHDPNIMHAISDLSGGTFSFIESVGMIQDSFALCIGGLLSVVAQEVRLTVRSASPGVKILAIPSGRHVNEISDEGQQGVVHVGNMYAEEEKQFLVYLLVPESSGPYTKMSLLDVLCMYKDLASNELIQVQGAEIEILRPEVCSPAEKAVSLEVDRQRNRILVAEAIAEAQRLAEMGNIEGAQALLAQRKEILLTSPASQAGDYHSNLFETELREIMDRMASMKLYEQTGRAYALAGISSHRSQRASARGDTRASCLNSGSVVSRRRGLRSRKSTYSFAPGELGQPPAAVGAFETPAMVRMVRKSQNRNQPGPY is encoded by the coding sequence AACAATTGCGGAATTTGCAGGAGTAGCCTGACAAGAGGGCTAAGCGAAGCCATCTTCACTGCCGAGTGCTCGCACGTTTTCCACTACCATTGCATTCTCAAAAATGTCCAGCATGGAAATCTTTGCTGCCCTGTCTGCCAAGCAAATTGGAATAAGGATAATGTACCTTTCCAGGTTCCCCCTCCTCAGAACAACAACTTGGGCACAATCCCTTGTCACTTCACATTCCCATCACAGCAGCCACCCCATTGGTATCCTCAGTACCCATCCATGCCAAAAGCCGAGTACCCTCCTGAGCCACCTACCTTTTGTGACGATGAACCTCTCCCATCGTGCACCTCATCCATTCAATCCTCTGCCCCTCAGAATATAACAGTCAAGACTCATACAGAGTCCTCTGCTATCTCTTCTGCAGAATCAATCCCAAATTTTCCCGTCCTTGTCAGCATTCTTGCACCGCCCATGCAGGATTCTGAGGGACATGGTCGTACACCCATTGACCTTGTAACAGTTCTAGACGTAAGTGGCAGCATGGAAGGCACAAAGCTTTCCCTTCTCAAGCAAGCTGTCACATTTGTCATAGAAAACTTGGGGCCTTCGGATAGACTTTCTATAGTTTCGTTCTCATCAAGTTCTAGAAGAGTCTTTCCTCTCCAGAGAATGTCTGTTGATGGCCGTGAAAGTGCTGTCCTAGCCATTGAGTCTCTTGGAGCAGGTGGTGCAACTAACATTGCAGAAGGACTGAAGAAAGGAACTAAGGTCCTTGAAGATCGTAGGGAAAGAAACCCAGTTTCCAGTATCATCCTCTTATCTGATGGCATAGATACATACAATAGAACTGCAAACCGACTGTTGAACCAGTTGCCTGATTCAATTCGTTCTAGCAACATGCAACATGAAATCCCAGTCCACACATTTGGATTTGGCTATGACCATGATCCCAACATTATGCATGCTATATCTGATCTGTCAGGCGGCACCTTTTCGTTCATTGAATCAGTTGGAATGATACAAGACTCCTTTGCTCTGTGTATTGGTGGTCTTCTCAGTGTTGTGGCTCAGGAAGTTCGCCTAACAGTAAGGTCAGCATCGCCTGGGGTGAAGATTTTAGCAATACCATCAGGGAGACACGTGAATGAGATTTCTGATGAGGGTCAACAAGGAGTTGTTCACGTTGGAAATATGTATGCAGAAGAGGAGAAACAATTTCTGGTCTACCTCTTAGTTCCAGAATCCTCAGGTCCGTATACTAAGATGTCATTGTTAGATGTGTTATGCATGTACAAAGATCTAGCTTCCAATGAACTCATCCAGGTGCAAGGTGCGGAAATAGAGATACTGAGACCCGAGGTTTGTTCCCCTGCTGAAAAGGCAGTGTCTTTGGAGGTTGATCGGCAGCGGAACAGAATTTTGGTGGCTGAAGCTATTGCTGAGGCACAAAGGTTGGCTGAGATGGGAAATATTGAGGGTGCACAGGCTCTATTGGCTCAACGGAAAGAAATTCTCTTAACATCTCCAGCATCCCAAGCTGGGGATTATCACAGTAATTTGTTTGAAACTGAGCTTAGAGAAATCATGGATAGAATGGCATCTATGAAGTTGTATGAACAAACCGGGCGTGCTTACGCTCTTGCAGGAATCAGTTCCCATAGGTCACAAAGGGCCAGTGCTAGGGGTGACACAAGAGCCTCCTGTCTCAATTCGGGTTCAGTTGTCTCCAGGAGGAGGGGTCTCCGTAGCCGCAAAAGTACCTACAGTTTTGCTCCAGGTGAGTTGGGTCAACCACCTGCCGCAGTTGGTGCTTTCGAAACACCTGCTATGGTCAGAATGGTAAGAAAATCACAGAATAGAAATCAACCTGGGCCATACTAA